From the Oscarella lobularis chromosome 13, ooOscLobu1.1, whole genome shotgun sequence genome, one window contains:
- the LOC136194950 gene encoding uncharacterized protein, which produces MESLEQQSVRRPLARAIFAEMLISTYDEGECPSELQNALQSLRDPEIPLEVGRNLSAVADQFDRTEGLHVDERAQNVSSEELSKYERFKNNVLQLLSPIMSVKTLVWASVALLFAYAVKIVVKRFSTDRGICQTIVHYVTTFFDETMMNRIKEMTWRGLQEFARQYTGTAETSETGETTEPDSRVSTGHPISPHNNSFGMGVTLGVGLGVGLAIGAIGGVVAGILIATQASK; this is translated from the exons ATGGAGTCATTAGAACAGCAATCCGTCCGTCGCCCGTTGGCGCGGGCTATATTTGCCGAGATGTTAATTTCGACGTATGACGAAGGTGAATGCCCGTCGGAGCTTCAGAACGCGCTCCAATCTCTACGAGACCCGGAAATACCTCTCGAAGTCGGACGCAACTTGAGCGCCGTTGCCGATCAGTTCGATCGGACAGAAGGACTTCACGTCGATGAGCGAGCGCAGAACGTTTCCAGCGAAGAGCTGTCCAAGTACGAGAGATTTAAGAAC AATGTATTGCAGCTTCTCTCTCCAATTATGTCTGTGAAGACGCTCGTGTGGGCTTCAGTGGCGCTTCTTTTTGCCTATGCCGTCAAAATTGTCGTCAAGAGATTCTCCACAGATCGAGGGATTTGCCAAACGATTGTTCATTACGTTACTACGTTCTTTGACGAGACCATGATGAATCGCATAAAAGAGATGACTTGG AGAGGGCTGCAGGAATTCGCGCGACAGTATACTGGAACAGCTGAAACCAGTGAAACAGGTGAAACGACAGAACCTGACAGTCGTGTTAGCACTGGTCACCCTATATCACCACATAACAACTCGTTTGGGATGGGCGTTACATTGGGCGTTGGATTGGGAGTTGGATTGGCCATCGGAGCCATTGGAGGAGTCGTTGCTGGTATTCTCATTGCGACACAAGCAAGCAAGTAA
- the LOC136194947 gene encoding leucine-rich repeat-containing protein 69-like — MANTLLLKATKTKPKSLNLTNKGLERIPALLGRIVSLQTVSFKNNQLEDLCDEIAELRQLTFVNVGNNKLKDIPQQLRHLPKLQSLHIFGNEILQLNSTTLGSLHNLTLLNLNDNALRSLPSDISRLKRLQTLSLDRNQLVSLPQEIGQLGELRELHVADNHLTSVPDSIGQLKNLSKLYLRKNQISHLSSAIEGCFKLSVLDVSVNRLVTLPSEIKTLPLSELYTEANRLLREKPVVSEQVEEVFLLKELAARLVLKHLKDRSFQMNFALLSRDGGGNLRQTLALAKKCAVCGELFLNTWLECVQFVDAKKKFRLMNNPGIIPLRILLCSYKCFNADGHEFYGVSSL; from the exons ATGGCCAACACTCTACTGCTAAAAGCCACCAAAACAAAGCCCAAGTCGCTGAATCTTACCAATAAGGGTCTCGAACGCATTCCCGCTCTTCTCGGTCGGATCGTTTCTCTCCAAACGGTCAGCTTCAAGAATAACCAGCTCGAAGACCTctgcgacgaaatcgccgagCTAAGACAG CTAACGTTTGTTAATGTTGGCAACAACAAACTGAAGGACATACCCCAACAGTTGCGCCATCTTCCCAAACTCCAATCGCTTCACATATTCGGCAACGAAATTTTGCAACTTAATTCTACGACTTTGG GATCACTGCACAATCTGACACTGCTGAATCTAAATGATAATGCACTACGCTCCCTTCCTTCTGATATAAGCAG GCTGAAACGATTACAAACGCTCAGCCTGGATAGGAATCAGTTGGTGAGCTTGCCTCAAGAGATAGGACAGCTAGGTGAACTGAGGGAACTTCACGTGGCAGACAATCATCTCACTAG TGTGCCGGATTCTATCGGACAACTAAAGAATTTGTCAAAACTGTATTTGAGAAAGAATCAGATCAGCCATCTTAGTAGC GCTATTGAAGGCTGCTTCAAGTTGTCCGTACTAGATGTGTCTGTAAATCGACTGGTAACACTTCCATCTGAG ATAAAAACGTTACCTTTATCGGAATTATATACTGAAGCCAATAGGCTACTCAGGGAGAAGCCAGTAGTATCGGAACAAGTAGAAGAAGTCTTCTTATTAAAG GAGCTTGCTGCTCGCCTCGTTCTGAAGCATCTGAAAGACAG ATCATTCCAAATGAATTTTGCTCTTCTgtcgcgcgacggcggcggcaactTGAGGCAGACGCTCGCTCTCGCCAAAAAATGTGCCGTCTGTGGGGAATTATTTCTAAACACGTGGCTAGAGTGCGTacaattcgtcgacgctaaGAAG AAATTTCGTTTAATGAATAATCCCGGAATAATTCCGTTGAGGATTCTCCTCTGTTCCTACAAGTGCTTCAACGCCGATGGTCACGAATTCTACGGCGTTTCGTCCTTATAA
- the LOC136194519 gene encoding sterol O-acyltransferase 1-like yields MNEARKRGTSESGRSTENGTSHPAKSFRQHAAEMRAELVETIDSRLEQWIEDACRSMKNGQDERRQTIDEESIDGGGDPRGKAPHKRLPYKVFCPRDSLLTTMLKTEHIQTIYNIFVVVLIVMGFNTFVYDVLEQGRLVFDFSHIFWAFGDFSTVITLWMAMQAQALVIYPLFQFWIQTRRQANASGAVDVASFIVYTSYLLLFFYYPISMLATLDLPPASSIVVACEQMRFIMKVHSFIRENAAKVLYPSAELAPGLNKEIPGFSRYLYFLFCPTLIYRDVYPRTPEIRWSYVATNFAQVAACLVYTYYMFYRFLIPVLQNTGKAPWNLRSLAMAVFSCILPGTMVLLLGFFSLLHSWLNAFAEMTQFADRQFYKDWWNSRQWGTYYRTWNVVVHDWLHSYVFRDMEKFFSYNSRCSSIPRFAVFVLSAVVHEYVLVCAFRFFFPVLFVMFGGFGLGFIYLTNHRQSRLWNIFMWLMLFTGCGLLMCLYSHEWFVRKNCPMPNATWADYIVPRTLTCNYGE; encoded by the exons ATGAACGAAGCTCGAAAGCGAG GTACGAGCGAAAGCGGCCGGTCGACGGAAAACGGAACGTCGCACCCCGCGAAGTCGTTCAGACAGCACGCAGCG GAAATGCGAGCCGAACTAGTGGAAACGATCGACAGCCGATTGGAGCAGTGGATCGAAGACGCGTGTCGTTCTATGAAAAACGGGCAAGACGAACGCCGtcaaacgatcgacgaagagtcgatagacggcggcggggaCCCAAGGGG GAAGGCTCCTCACAAGCGCTTGCCCTATAAAGTCTTCTGTCCAAGGGATTCGCTTCTAAc AACAATGCTCAAAACGGAACACATTCAGACAATATACAAtatattcgtcgtcgtgcttATCGTGATGGGATTCAATACGTTCGTCTATGACGTACTAGAACAGGGCAG actcgtttttgatttttctcacaTATTCTGGGCGTTCGGCGACTTTTCGACCGTGATCACCCTATGGATGGCCATGCAGGCGCAAGCTCTCGTCATCTATCCCCTATTTCAATTCTGGATACAGACGCGACGACAAGCCAACGCCAGtggcgccgtcgacgtcgcgtcgttcaTCGTCTACACGTCGTACCTActcctcttcttctactACCCCATCTCGATGCTCGCGACATTGGATCTACCCCCTGCCTCGTCTATAGTAGTCGCCTGTGAACAG ATGCGTTTTATTATGAAAGTGCATTCGTTTATTCGAGAAAATGCCGCTAAGGTTCTATACCCGTCCGCAG AACTGGCGCCGGGTCTAAACAAAGAGATACCGGGATTCTCTAGATatctttattttcttttttgcccGACGCTCATCTATCGAGACGTGTATCCAAG GACGCCTGAAATTCGTTGGTCATACGTCGCAACTAATTTTGCCCAG GTTGCTGCGTGTTTGGTATACACGTACTATATGTTTTATCGATTTCTCATACCCGTCCTGCAAAACACAGGCAAGGCTCCGTGGAACCTAAG GAGTCTCGCCATGGCTGTGTTCAGCTGCATACTACCCGGCACTATGGTCCTTCTGTTAGgatttttttcgcttctgcATTCGTGGTTAAACGCGTTTGCTGAAATGACGCAATTTGCTGACCGGCAATTTTACAAG GACTGGTGGAACAGTCGTCAGTGGGGAACGTACTATCGAACGTGGAACGTGGTCGTTCACGATTGGCTTCACAGTTACGTCTTTAGAGACATGGAAAAG TTCTTCAGTTACAATTCTCGTTGCAGTTCTATTCCTCGTTTTgccgtcttcgttctctcgGCCGTCGTTCACGAGTACGTTCTCGTATGCGCCTTTCGGTTTTTCTTTCCAGTTCTCTTCGTCATGTTTGGCGGTTTTGGAC TGGGATTCATCTATTTGACTAATCACCGCCAATCTCGTTTATGGAACATTTTTATGTGGCTCATGCTGTTCACGGGCTGCGGCCTTCTCATGTGTCTCTATAGTCACGAGTGGTTTGTCCGTAAAAATTGCCCCATGCCAAAT gcAACGTGGGCTGATTACATCGTTCCGCGCACTCTAACTTGCAACTACGGCGAATGA
- the LOC136194522 gene encoding uncharacterized protein, whose translation MVKLTEFEPPVQMGSVGWLVFFLLATASCASGSKNFSTRLSPSSYNDSGTVADSSLTTTTRSGSFSDNLNPCRVYRNCDDCVHDVCSAKSILTNQSAPICLYCRHTLPKSRTGGCFSSQLAINHCRSERMDLEYASFKECIAASSSHKDSEELPCNAVSKRFGYVVDLTNSKGEYNLTAQGSPPHGKIHYFTYDVSVGLCQETREFSGDCFQKANAPVQVKAYYINQILGINYSGSETFCWNVGTISQRSKPRFTKETEDDFEITIDYGSIPCCPSDSDGPGRSRSISLAVKLIPADKNCCGSTNLILVRFRLISLQ comes from the exons ATGGTGAAACTAACCGAATTCGAGCCACCAGTTCAAATGGGCAGCGTCGGTTGgcttgttttctttcttcttgcaaCCGCTTCATGTGCCTCTGGTAGTAAAAATTTCA GTACTAGACTGTCTCCTTCTTCCTACAACGACTCTGGCACCGTGGCAGATTCGAgtctgacgacgacgacgcggagcGGCTCGTTCAGCGACAATCTCAACCCATGCCGAGTCTACAGAAATTGCGACGACTGCGTTCACGACGTATGCTCGGCGAAGTCCATACTGACAAACCAATCGGCTCCTATTTGCTTGTACTGTCGTCATACGCTTCCTAAAAGCCGTACCGGTGGCTGCTTTTCGTCACAATTAGCAATAAACCACTGCCGCAGTGAGAGAATGGACCTAGAATACGCCAGTTTTAAGGAGTGCATTGCTGCTTCAAGTTCTCACAAGGACAGCGAAG AACTACCGTGCAATGCTGTCAGCAAGCGTTTTGGTTATGTTGTTGACCTTACAAACAG caaaGGGGAGTATAATCTTACTGCTCAGGGATCGCCTCCGCATGGCAAAATTCATTATTTTACTTACGACGTCTCTGTTGGCTTATGTCAAGAAACAAGGGAGTTTTCAGGTGACTGTTTTCAAAAGGCAAACGCACCCGTTCAAGTAAAGGCCTATTATATTAATCAAATTTTGGGCATAAATTACTCTGGATCGGAGACGTTCTGCTGGAATGTGGGTACCATTTCTCAAAGATCCAAACCGCGGTTTACCAAAGAAAccgaagacgatttcgaaatAACCATTGATTACGGAAGTATACCATGTTGTCCTTCAGATAGCGACGGACCTGGCCGCTCACGCAGCATATCATTAGCTGTTAAACTTATTCCGGCTGATAAAAATTGTTGTGGGTCGACCAATTTAATATTAGTGCGATTTCGTCTAATCTCATTGCAATGA